A single Pedobacter sp. PACM 27299 DNA region contains:
- a CDS encoding DinB family protein yields MDIIKMFLEEFEQEAQTTRKMLAIVPTEKFDWQPHPKSMTVKALASHIAELPTWITYAVTTDELDFGTEPYTPKELKTNTELMAFFETSLEDGRSHLATAKEEILPEPWVLRNGEQIYSTFTKGSLIRHTLSQIIHHRAQLGVFLRLLDIPIPGSYGPSADDTNF; encoded by the coding sequence ATGGATATCATTAAAATGTTTCTGGAAGAATTCGAGCAGGAGGCTCAAACTACACGTAAAATGCTGGCTATTGTACCAACGGAAAAATTCGATTGGCAGCCACACCCAAAAAGCATGACCGTTAAAGCACTTGCCAGTCATATTGCAGAATTGCCAACCTGGATTACCTATGCCGTAACGACAGACGAACTGGACTTTGGCACTGAACCTTACACGCCAAAAGAATTGAAAACCAATACCGAGCTGATGGCATTTTTTGAAACCTCTCTGGAAGACGGACGTTCACACTTAGCAACAGCAAAAGAAGAAATCTTGCCGGAACCCTGGGTTTTGCGAAATGGGGAGCAAATTTATTCTACGTTCACAAAGGGAAGCCTGATCAGACACACCTTATCTCAAATTATCCACCACAGGGCACAGCTAGGCGTCTTTCTAAGGTTATTAGACATCCCAATTCCGGGCAGTTACGGCCCTAGTGCGGACGATACTAATTTTTAA
- the dxs gene encoding 1-deoxy-D-xylulose-5-phosphate synthase: MEDITRPLLPNINYPADLKQYKEEDLEQICQELRQYIIDVVSVNGGHFGASLGVVELTVALHYVLNTPYDRLVWDVGHQAYGHKILTGRKSVFHTNRILDGISGFPKISESEYDTFGVGHSSTSISAALGMAVASHYKGETDRQHVAVIGDGAMTAGLAFEGLNHAGIEDSNLLVILNDNCMSIDPNVGALKEYLTNITTSKSYNRFRDDISNVLIKLSELGPNAHKFVKKIEKSIKGTLLNQSNLFESLNFRYFGPVDGHDVVRLAQVIRDLKDIPGPKLLHCVTVKGKGFALAEKDQTKWHAPGLFDKITGEIKKAAVDKPQPPKYQDVFGHTLVELAEENKKIVGITPAMPSGSSMNIMMKAMPNRAFDVGIAEQHAVTFSAGLATQGLVPFCNIYSSFMQRAYDQVIHDVAIQNLNVVFCLDRAGFAGSDGATHHGAYDLAYMRCIPNMTVAAPMNEEELRNLMYTAQLENQGPFSIRYPRGNGVLTDWKRPFKALEIGKGRKICDGEDVAILTIGHVGNFAVEACKELNSEGIHPAHYDMRFVKPLDEALLHDVFKRYKNIITVEDGCLQGGLGSAVLEFMADHQYNANVTRLGIPDEFIDHGEQQELWALCGYDKAGIITVVKKNAVRRTTATIAS; encoded by the coding sequence ATGGAAGATATCACCCGTCCATTATTACCAAACATAAATTATCCTGCTGATTTAAAGCAGTATAAAGAAGAAGATCTCGAACAAATTTGTCAGGAACTACGCCAGTACATCATTGATGTAGTGAGTGTAAACGGAGGGCATTTTGGCGCAAGTCTGGGTGTAGTGGAACTCACTGTAGCCTTACATTACGTGTTAAATACGCCTTATGACAGGCTGGTTTGGGACGTTGGCCACCAGGCTTACGGACACAAAATCCTGACCGGAAGGAAGTCAGTATTCCATACCAACCGCATCCTTGATGGGATCAGCGGATTTCCGAAAATCAGTGAAAGTGAATACGATACCTTCGGTGTTGGCCACTCTTCTACCTCTATTTCCGCAGCACTAGGTATGGCCGTTGCCTCTCATTATAAGGGAGAAACTGACCGCCAGCACGTAGCCGTAATCGGCGATGGTGCGATGACCGCAGGTCTGGCCTTCGAAGGCTTGAACCATGCCGGCATTGAAGACTCCAACCTCCTAGTGATCCTGAACGACAATTGTATGTCTATCGATCCCAATGTTGGCGCTTTAAAGGAATATTTAACGAATATTACGACTTCTAAATCATACAATCGCTTCCGCGATGACATTTCTAATGTTTTAATTAAGCTTTCTGAACTGGGACCAAATGCCCATAAGTTTGTGAAGAAAATTGAAAAAAGCATTAAAGGCACTTTATTAAACCAAAGCAATCTATTTGAATCGTTAAACTTCAGGTATTTTGGTCCGGTAGATGGTCATGATGTGGTGCGTCTGGCACAGGTGATCCGCGATTTAAAGGACATTCCAGGCCCGAAACTGTTGCATTGTGTGACGGTTAAAGGAAAAGGTTTCGCCCTTGCGGAAAAAGACCAGACCAAATGGCATGCACCAGGATTATTCGATAAGATTACCGGTGAAATCAAGAAAGCAGCAGTAGATAAACCTCAGCCACCAAAATATCAGGATGTTTTCGGGCATACCCTGGTAGAACTTGCGGAAGAGAATAAAAAGATTGTGGGCATCACCCCTGCAATGCCATCAGGTTCTTCGATGAACATCATGATGAAAGCCATGCCTAACCGTGCATTTGATGTCGGTATTGCAGAGCAGCATGCCGTTACTTTTTCTGCCGGACTAGCTACACAAGGACTGGTTCCTTTCTGTAATATCTATTCCAGCTTTATGCAAAGGGCTTACGATCAGGTCATCCACGATGTGGCCATTCAAAATCTGAATGTGGTGTTCTGTTTAGACCGCGCAGGATTTGCAGGTTCTGATGGGGCTACACACCATGGCGCTTATGATTTAGCTTACATGCGCTGTATTCCAAATATGACCGTTGCAGCTCCAATGAATGAGGAAGAACTCAGAAACCTCATGTATACCGCACAATTGGAGAATCAAGGTCCGTTTTCTATCCGTTATCCGAGAGGAAATGGGGTGCTGACAGATTGGAAACGTCCTTTCAAAGCATTAGAAATTGGTAAAGGCCGCAAAATATGTGATGGTGAAGATGTGGCCATACTGACCATCGGTCATGTGGGTAATTTTGCTGTGGAAGCTTGCAAAGAACTAAACAGCGAAGGCATTCATCCGGCACATTACGATATGCGTTTTGTGAAACCATTAGATGAGGCTTTATTGCATGATGTGTTTAAACGCTATAAAAATATCATCACCGTAGAAGATGGTTGTCTGCAAGGCGGCCTGGGAAGCGCGGTATTAGAGTTTATGGCAGATCACCAGTACAATGCCAATGTAACCCGCTTAGGTATCCCTGATGAGTTTATTGACCATGGTGAGCAACAGGAATTATGGGCACTTTGTGGTTATGATAAAGCAGGCATCATTACTGTGGTAAAAAAAAACGCTGTGAGGAGAACAACGGCAACGATCGCCTCTTAG
- a CDS encoding DUF6266 family protein, producing the protein MKYSLSAASIRVANTNRNAYNEALAYHKKHALTGEYPNISLDYPKALLSIGTLIPANNPSSCPAKLEKEKMDRRFRTVYMRAPLLKKKNKKAPDIGLSLSPLFFVL; encoded by the coding sequence TTGAAATATAGCTTGTCTGCAGCATCGATCCGGGTAGCAAACACGAATAGAAATGCGTACAATGAAGCGCTTGCTTATCATAAAAAGCATGCCTTAACAGGTGAATATCCAAACATCAGCCTGGATTATCCTAAAGCTTTGCTGAGTATAGGTACGCTTATTCCTGCAAATAACCCCAGTTCCTGTCCTGCCAAGCTGGAAAAAGAAAAGATGGACAGGAGATTTCGAACAGTGTACATGCGGGCTCCTTTGCTGAAGAAGAAAAATAAAAAAGCTCCTGACATAGGGCTGTCACTCTCCCCTCTTTTCTTTGTTTTATAA
- the glyA gene encoding serine hydroxymethyltransferase, which translates to MTRDTLIFDLIDRELDRQENGLELIASENFVSKQVMEAAGSCLTNKYAEGLPGKRYYGGCQVVDEVETIAIERAKQLFGAEWVNVQPHSGAQANAAVMLAVIQPGDKILGFDLSHGGHLTHGSPVNFSGKLYQPLFYGVKKEDGLIDYAKLEEIALAERPKLIICGASAYSREWDYAFIRSVADKIGALVLADISHPAGMIARGLLANPLPHCHIVTTTTHKTLRGPRGGMIMMGKDFENPFGIKTPKGETRMMSSVLDMAVFPGTQGGPLEHIIAAKAIAFGEALSDEYLTYITQVKANAQAMAKAFVSRGYGIISGGTDNHLMLIDLRNKNITGKAAENALEKADITVNKNMVPFDDKSPFVTSGIRVGTAAITTRGFKEKDMETIVDLIDQVITNSEDENNLSAVKEKVIQLVSQFPLYK; encoded by the coding sequence ATGACTAGAGATACTTTAATTTTTGATTTGATTGACAGGGAATTGGACCGTCAGGAAAATGGCTTGGAGCTGATTGCTTCTGAAAACTTTGTGAGCAAGCAAGTAATGGAGGCCGCAGGATCATGTTTAACCAATAAATATGCTGAAGGCCTTCCAGGAAAAAGATACTATGGCGGCTGCCAGGTAGTGGATGAGGTAGAAACCATCGCTATTGAGCGTGCAAAGCAACTTTTTGGAGCTGAATGGGTGAACGTACAACCGCACTCAGGCGCACAGGCAAATGCAGCAGTAATGCTTGCTGTGATCCAGCCGGGAGATAAAATCTTAGGATTTGACCTTTCTCATGGCGGGCACTTAACACACGGTTCTCCGGTTAACTTTTCAGGAAAATTGTATCAGCCATTGTTTTATGGAGTAAAGAAAGAAGATGGTTTAATCGACTATGCTAAACTGGAAGAAATCGCGCTAGCGGAACGTCCTAAGTTGATTATTTGCGGTGCTTCTGCTTATTCAAGAGAGTGGGACTATGCTTTTATCCGCAGTGTAGCTGATAAAATCGGCGCATTGGTATTGGCAGATATCTCTCACCCGGCAGGTATGATTGCCCGCGGTTTATTGGCCAATCCACTTCCTCATTGCCATATCGTAACGACAACTACTCACAAAACCCTTCGCGGTCCTCGTGGTGGTATGATCATGATGGGCAAAGATTTCGAAAATCCTTTCGGAATTAAAACTCCTAAAGGTGAAACCAGAATGATGTCCTCTGTTTTAGATATGGCGGTATTCCCAGGAACACAGGGTGGACCATTGGAGCACATCATTGCAGCCAAAGCAATTGCTTTCGGTGAGGCATTGAGCGATGAATATCTGACTTATATCACACAGGTGAAAGCCAATGCTCAGGCGATGGCTAAAGCTTTCGTATCCAGAGGTTACGGAATTATTTCGGGTGGTACAGATAATCATTTAATGCTGATCGACCTGCGCAACAAAAATATAACTGGTAAAGCAGCGGAGAATGCGCTTGAAAAAGCAGATATTACCGTGAATAAAAATATGGTTCCTTTTGACGATAAGTCGCCTTTTGTAACTTCAGGTATCCGTGTAGGCACTGCAGCCATCACCACCAGAGGTTTTAAAGAAAAAGATATGGAAACCATTGTTGATCTGATTGATCAGGTGATTACGAATTCTGAGGATGAGAATAATTTAAGCGCGGTAAAAGAAAAAGTAATTCAGCTGGTAAGTCAGTTTCCCTTGTACAAATAA
- the rlmN gene encoding 23S rRNA (adenine(2503)-C(2))-methyltransferase RlmN, which produces MLTTKKTDIRSLDLPQLQQHFTNMQEPSYRAKQVYQWLWEKSARSFEEMSNLSKDLRKKLDENYAINVVEVNNSQFSNDHTIKSSFRLYDGNIVEGVLIPMEERMTACVSSQVGCSLTCKFCATGYMDRKRNLNADEIYDQVVLIDQQAKKNYNAPLTNIVYMGMGEPLLNYANVLKSIDRITAPDGLNMSYKRITVSTAGIAKMIKKLGDDGVKFNLAISLHAANDKKRNEIMPINEQNSLKALEEALKYYFSKTKNPITYEYIVFNNFNDEIEDAMELAKFCKHVPCKVNLIEYNPIQFAAFLNAEGDKIDAFSAYLKSQGVNTNIRRSRGKDIDAACGQLAVKEQN; this is translated from the coding sequence ATGCTTACTACAAAAAAAACAGACATACGTTCACTGGACCTTCCTCAGCTGCAACAACACTTTACAAACATGCAGGAACCTTCTTACCGTGCCAAACAGGTTTACCAATGGCTATGGGAGAAATCTGCGCGTTCCTTTGAGGAAATGAGTAACCTTTCTAAAGACCTTAGAAAGAAACTAGATGAAAACTATGCGATCAATGTAGTTGAAGTAAATAACTCACAATTTAGTAATGACCACACCATCAAAAGTTCATTCCGACTGTACGATGGCAATATTGTAGAAGGTGTACTGATTCCTATGGAAGAACGTATGACCGCCTGTGTGAGTTCACAGGTAGGCTGCAGTTTAACCTGTAAATTCTGTGCTACAGGATATATGGACCGTAAACGTAACCTGAATGCAGATGAAATCTACGATCAGGTGGTTCTGATTGATCAGCAGGCGAAGAAAAACTACAATGCGCCCTTAACGAATATCGTTTATATGGGCATGGGCGAACCATTGCTGAACTATGCCAATGTATTGAAATCTATCGACCGCATTACTGCTCCAGACGGACTTAATATGTCGTACAAGCGCATTACAGTATCTACTGCCGGTATTGCCAAGATGATCAAGAAATTAGGTGATGATGGGGTTAAATTTAACCTTGCCATCTCACTGCATGCTGCCAATGACAAGAAAAGAAATGAAATCATGCCGATCAATGAGCAGAATTCATTGAAAGCATTGGAAGAAGCTTTAAAATACTATTTCTCTAAAACGAAGAACCCGATTACTTACGAATACATTGTCTTCAATAACTTCAATGATGAGATTGAGGATGCCATGGAGCTCGCTAAATTCTGTAAACACGTGCCTTGTAAAGTAAACTTAATCGAGTACAACCCGATTCAGTTTGCGGCATTCCTGAATGCGGAAGGCGACAAGATCGATGCTTTCTCTGCTTACCTGAAAAGCCAGGGGGTAAACACCAATATCAGAAGAAGCAGAGGTAAGGATATTGATGCCGCTTGTGGTCAGCTGGCCGTAAAGGAGCAGAACTAA
- the rluF gene encoding 23S rRNA pseudouridine(2604) synthase RluF: MSDSTTRLNKYISESGLCSRRAADRYIEQGNVFINGRKAKVGDQVFFGDIVTVNGQTIEPKEVENSILIAYNKPVGITSTTEAGVKSNMVDHVNHSERVFPIGRLDKDSQGLIFLTNNGDIVNKILRAGNNHEKEYVVTVNKPVTEQFIAGMGKGVPVLGMMTKKCKVTKESTFTFKIVLVQGLNRQIRRMCEHFGFEVTKLERTRIMNITLKGIPVGEWRELSPAEQTEIFNLVAKSSSLEAASAAKKASKKPVNPDFEELVAPRKNSSGRPGGPRSGGPRSAGARSADPRSESEGRPRAASGKPRADKKTGTPYRGASSTTDWNKTNGPSKRPVRPSRGNSGAPGKSRGPKR; the protein is encoded by the coding sequence ATGTCTGATTCTACCACCCGATTAAATAAATACATTAGTGAGAGCGGTCTGTGCTCCAGAAGAGCCGCAGACAGATACATAGAACAAGGAAATGTATTTATCAATGGCCGGAAAGCCAAGGTAGGCGACCAGGTATTTTTCGGGGATATCGTTACGGTGAATGGCCAGACCATTGAACCAAAAGAAGTTGAAAACTCTATCTTGATCGCTTATAATAAACCTGTAGGCATTACCAGTACTACTGAAGCCGGTGTAAAAAGCAATATGGTGGATCATGTAAACCATAGCGAGCGGGTTTTCCCGATTGGTCGTTTGGACAAAGATTCACAAGGATTGATTTTCCTAACCAATAACGGAGACATCGTCAACAAGATTCTTCGTGCTGGAAATAACCATGAGAAAGAATATGTAGTCACCGTTAATAAACCGGTTACTGAGCAGTTTATCGCTGGAATGGGCAAAGGTGTTCCTGTATTGGGCATGATGACCAAAAAGTGTAAAGTGACTAAAGAAAGTACATTTACTTTCAAGATTGTGCTTGTTCAGGGATTAAACCGTCAGATCAGAAGAATGTGTGAACATTTCGGATTTGAGGTGACCAAACTGGAGCGTACCAGAATCATGAACATCACGCTTAAAGGCATTCCTGTTGGCGAATGGAGAGAGCTTAGCCCAGCAGAGCAAACAGAGATATTCAATCTTGTGGCGAAATCAAGTTCTTTAGAAGCCGCATCAGCAGCGAAAAAAGCAAGTAAGAAACCAGTAAACCCAGATTTCGAAGAATTAGTTGCGCCAAGAAAAAATTCTTCTGGCAGACCAGGCGGCCCAAGATCGGGCGGTCCTAGATCAGCTGGAGCGAGATCAGCAGATCCAAGATCAGAATCAGAAGGCAGACCAAGAGCAGCTTCCGGTAAACCAAGAGCAGATAAAAAAACTGGTACTCCTTACCGCGGTGCTTCAAGTACAACCGATTGGAACAAAACCAATGGCCCAAGCAAAAGACCAGTCAGACCTTCAAGAGGAAACTCTGGCGCACCTGGAAAAAGCAGAGGACCAAAGCGTTAA
- a CDS encoding PAS domain-containing hybrid sensor histidine kinase/response regulator: protein MASKTDTGVNISDGEGFTTWINHSMEKLTGYTLNELQGRRLGDILSKDEAQRELIVASRKKANNRESYSIEVQAKTKSGEPIWLSVSNTPIVNEKGKVERQIDLITDISQRKQVEKEMVEAKEQALQLSAAKEMFLSVMSHEIRTPLNAVIGMAHLLLDNDPKESQLPDLNLLRFSAENLLNIINDILDLTKMETGNVQLETIPFSIKTLASDVINSLQMNVIARNNKLELSCDENIPQYVKGDKTRLYQVLMNLLGNAIKFTQDGKILLEIKMLSEEKDRVLLHFEVRDTGIGIAQEKLAYIFQPFIQARTDISRKYGGTGLGLTITKKMLELYGSDIQVESEEGKGTAFHFNISFEKANDYVPQVKVFTEPNMFTDKRILVVDDNEINALIAKRIFGKWGLNLDFAITGEEALDKVRDNVYDLIFMDIKMPGIDGFEATTLIRAMDGDYFKQVPILALTASTLHDEHNKFSESGMNGHILKPFKPEDMRNILSEYLS, encoded by the coding sequence GTGGCCAGTAAAACGGATACCGGTGTAAATATTTCGGATGGCGAAGGTTTTACTACCTGGATCAACCATTCTATGGAAAAGTTGACCGGTTATACGTTGAACGAATTACAGGGACGCCGTTTAGGAGATATTCTTTCCAAAGATGAAGCACAGCGGGAACTCATTGTGGCTTCCAGAAAGAAAGCCAACAACAGAGAGTCCTATTCCATCGAAGTACAGGCAAAAACGAAATCCGGAGAGCCCATCTGGCTTTCTGTTTCTAATACGCCAATCGTAAATGAGAAAGGAAAAGTAGAACGCCAGATCGACCTGATTACCGATATTTCCCAAAGGAAGCAGGTAGAAAAGGAAATGGTAGAAGCCAAAGAACAGGCCCTGCAGCTGAGTGCCGCAAAAGAAATGTTCCTGTCGGTGATGAGCCATGAAATCAGAACGCCCTTAAATGCGGTGATCGGAATGGCGCACCTGTTACTGGACAATGATCCTAAAGAATCACAATTACCTGATTTAAACTTGCTGCGCTTTTCGGCAGAGAACCTGTTGAATATCATTAATGATATCCTGGATCTCACCAAAATGGAAACCGGAAATGTACAGCTGGAAACCATTCCATTTAGCATTAAAACCCTTGCCTCTGATGTGATCAATTCTTTACAGATGAATGTGATCGCCAGAAATAATAAGCTGGAGCTGAGTTGTGATGAAAATATCCCGCAATATGTTAAAGGGGATAAAACACGTTTGTATCAGGTACTGATGAACCTCCTGGGTAATGCTATTAAATTTACTCAGGACGGAAAAATTCTATTGGAAATCAAAATGCTTTCCGAAGAAAAAGATCGGGTGTTGCTTCATTTTGAAGTGAGAGATACAGGTATTGGCATTGCACAGGAAAAGCTGGCTTATATCTTTCAGCCTTTTATTCAGGCAAGAACTGATATTTCCAGAAAATATGGAGGTACCGGATTGGGCTTAACGATCACCAAAAAAATGCTGGAACTATATGGTTCAGATATACAGGTAGAAAGTGAAGAAGGGAAGGGGACGGCTTTCCATTTCAACATCTCTTTTGAAAAAGCGAATGATTATGTGCCTCAGGTAAAAGTATTCACCGAGCCGAATATGTTTACGGATAAACGGATTCTTGTGGTAGACGATAATGAGATCAATGCCTTAATCGCCAAACGTATTTTTGGTAAATGGGGACTCAATCTTGATTTTGCCATTACCGGAGAAGAAGCCCTGGATAAAGTACGCGATAATGTATACGACCTGATCTTTATGGACATTAAAATGCCCGGAATTGATGGTTTCGAAGCCACTACGCTGATCAGAGCGATGGATGGTGATTATTTTAAGCAAGTGCCTATTCTTGCTTTAACCGCTTCTACCTTACACGATGAACACAATAAGTTTTCAGAGTCTGGAATGAACGGACATATCTTAAAGCCTTTCAAACCGGAAGACATGAGGAATATTCTTTCAGAATACCTGAGCTAA
- a CDS encoding ComF family protein has translation MPFLKNSFLDLLHLLFPATCLGCALPLVAGEIYICSTCLHGLPYTDHHLHPENLVARQFWGRIPCNAAMAMLFFKKAGTVQQLIHHLKYSNQPELGIRMGILLGERLLSSPFYQGIDFLIPVPLHNKRLKKRGYNQSYHIAQGISLVLKTPISTKHLLRKAATDSQTNKGRLLRFENMSAAFDLQHPEELADQHLLLIDDVLTTGATLEACAIALLKARPEKISIAALAFVT, from the coding sequence ATGCCCTTTCTAAAAAACAGTTTTCTAGACTTATTACATTTGCTCTTTCCGGCAACATGCTTGGGCTGTGCCCTGCCTTTAGTTGCTGGTGAAATTTACATCTGCAGTACCTGTCTGCATGGCTTGCCCTATACGGATCACCACCTGCATCCCGAAAATTTAGTGGCCAGGCAATTCTGGGGACGCATCCCCTGTAATGCCGCAATGGCGATGCTATTTTTCAAAAAGGCCGGAACCGTACAGCAACTCATCCATCATTTAAAATACAGCAATCAACCGGAACTGGGGATCCGTATGGGCATCCTGCTTGGAGAAAGGCTGCTCAGTTCCCCCTTTTATCAAGGCATAGACTTCCTGATCCCTGTCCCACTTCACAACAAAAGATTAAAAAAACGCGGATACAACCAAAGTTATCATATTGCACAGGGCATCTCGCTGGTACTCAAAACGCCAATCAGCACTAAGCACCTTTTACGTAAAGCGGCTACAGACAGCCAGACCAACAAAGGCAGATTACTACGCTTTGAAAATATGTCGGCCGCCTTTGACCTTCAGCATCCGGAAGAATTAGCAGACCAGCATTTATTATTGATTGATGATGTACTCACTACCGGCGCTACTCTGGAAGCCTGCGCCATCGCATTGCTTAAAGCCAGGCCTGAAAAAATCAGTATCGCCGCCTTAGCCTTTGTGACATAA
- a CDS encoding PAS domain-containing protein, translating into MLTNNPTSSTYEMERLRALQDCDILDTPPEQEFDNITKLASLICNTPIAIIALVDEDRLWFKSVIGLNCKQLPRSFSFAEQAIQSDHIFEVCDATEDERFSLHPSVIDDHHLRYYAAAPLIDEDGYRLGTICVFDQLPRAMTPAQKEGLEILAKEVITHISLRKKAKELSLKAQRFEELLNISTVSPEIHCILDDKGELLFVNNAVTTVLEYEVEEAIGLTVWTFCYPEDIDRVVEALESGLADGTKQFNIDFRIVTKSGLIRWLSWNMVCKNKRWYAYGRDITENKRVENELMKLSFVASKVNNAVVINDSDNHVTWVNAAFEKITGFTLEDMKGKRLGDLIQGPGTDLELIEQARELTNRHQSFTVDLLAYRKDKQPIWLSIYNTVVFNDEGKVEIEVEIILDITEKRKRKKNYSCFLWWPVKRIPV; encoded by the coding sequence ATGCTAACGAATAACCCTACTTCATCAACTTATGAAATGGAACGCTTAAGGGCGTTGCAGGACTGTGATATATTGGATACTCCTCCAGAACAGGAGTTCGATAACATTACCAAGCTGGCCAGCTTGATCTGCAATACTCCTATAGCCATCATTGCATTGGTTGATGAAGATCGGTTATGGTTTAAATCTGTGATTGGCCTGAACTGTAAACAGCTGCCAAGAAGCTTTTCATTCGCTGAGCAAGCGATTCAATCTGATCATATTTTTGAAGTTTGTGATGCCACCGAGGATGAACGCTTTAGTTTGCATCCTTCAGTAATCGACGACCATCACCTGAGGTATTATGCTGCGGCACCCTTAATTGATGAAGATGGCTACCGCTTAGGCACCATCTGCGTATTTGATCAGCTGCCTAGGGCAATGACTCCCGCACAAAAAGAAGGTCTTGAGATCCTCGCCAAAGAAGTCATCACCCATATTTCCCTTCGAAAAAAAGCAAAAGAACTGAGCCTTAAAGCCCAGCGCTTTGAAGAACTGCTCAACATCTCTACCGTATCCCCCGAAATTCATTGCATCCTGGACGATAAGGGCGAACTGCTGTTTGTCAACAATGCCGTCACTACGGTGCTGGAATATGAAGTGGAGGAAGCAATTGGCTTAACTGTCTGGACATTCTGCTACCCTGAAGATATTGATCGCGTGGTCGAAGCCCTGGAATCAGGACTTGCTGATGGCACAAAACAATTCAATATTGATTTCAGGATTGTCACCAAAAGCGGTTTAATCCGTTGGTTGAGCTGGAATATGGTTTGTAAAAACAAACGTTGGTACGCTTACGGAAGAGACATTACGGAGAATAAAAGAGTAGAAAATGAACTGATGAAACTCTCTTTCGTGGCGAGTAAAGTGAACAATGCTGTGGTGATCAATGATTCGGATAACCATGTGACCTGGGTGAATGCAGCCTTTGAGAAAATTACCGGTTTTACGCTGGAAGATATGAAAGGGAAACGCCTTGGCGATTTAATCCAGGGCCCGGGAACGGATCTGGAATTGATTGAACAGGCAAGAGAGCTCACCAATAGACATCAGTCTTTTACGGTTGATCTGCTGGCTTACCGTAAAGATAAACAGCCCATCTGGCTGTCCATCTATAATACCGTAGTCTTCAATGACGAAGGTAAGGTAGAAATAGAAGTGGAAATTATCCTCGACATTACAGAAAAAAGAAAGCGGAAGAAGAATTACAGCTGCTTTCTCTGGTGGCCAGTAAAACGGATACCGGTGTAA